Genomic window (Deltaproteobacteria bacterium):
GGCCCCGCTCAACCGGCGTGGGCGCTTCTTCTCACAGGTCGTCACCAGCGGCTCGCACCCGGCGAGCGTCGCCGCGGTGGCGCGGGGAGACGCCGATGTCGCCGCCATCGACTGCGTCACTTATGCCCATCTCGAGCGCTACCGCCCTTCCCTGCTCCGAGGGACCCGCCGGCTCTGCTACACGGCGCGCGCCCCTGGAATTCCCTTCGTAACCCAAGCCGGGACCGACCCGGACCGGCTCCGGCGATTGCGGGACGCGCTCGCGGCGGCCTTCGAGGAGCCGGAAGTCCGCGCCGCCGGCGCCGCCGTGTTCATCGGCGGCGTAGCGGTCCTTCCGCGTTCCGCGTACCAGCGGATTGTCGATCTCGAACGCTTTGCCGCCGCCCAGGGCTACCCCGTGCTGCGTTGAACGACCCTCAAACCCAGCACCCTCGCCGCGTTCCCGCCCAACACCGCCTCGACCTCGCCTTCGGTGAACCGGTAGCCGTGCTCGTGGGCCAGGGCGGGCAGGCCGCGGTAGATGTCCACGGTGTCCTTGAGGGACATGTGCTGGCGCATGTGCGGGAAGTCGGTGCCCCAGAGGATTCGCTCGGTGCCCAGGAAGTCGCGCATATGGTCCAGGGCGGCGAGGGTCTCCGCGGGTTTGTCGCGCAGCTTGGTCTGCCACTCGGACAGGTCCACCACCACGTTCTCGTGGACGCGCGCGATGGTGGCGCAGTCCGCCCACCACTGGCCGCCGGCGTGGCCCATGATCATCTTGAGGCGCGGGAAGTCGACAGCCACCTGGTCGAACTCCAGCGGGTGGGTGAAACGGCTGTACAGCAGTGGGTGAAAACGCTCGCCGGAGTGATGCAGCACAGGCACGTCGTGCTTGATGCAGATCTCGTAGATGGGATAGCAGGCGCGGTCATGGGGGAAGTAGCCCACGGTGGAGTGCAGCTTGATGCCGCCCGCGCCCCACTCCTGGATGGCGCGTTCGAACTTCTCGGGCGCTCCCGGTCGCCGCGGGTCGATACCGTAGAAGGCGACGATGCG
Coding sequences:
- a CDS encoding amidohydrolase family protein, yielding MVIDIHRHFWRGNQRYYDAASSAEAAAPAPPDWEETTRELVEEMDASGVDVSAMLVADYGDRLGTPHFTIDQENWILAQARARHPERIVAFYGIDPRRPGAPEKFERAIQEWGAGGIKLHSTVGYFPHDRACYPIYEICIKHDVPVLHHSGERFHPLLYSRFTHPLEFDQVAVDFPRLKMIMGHAGGQWWADCATIARVHENVVVDLSEWQTKLRDKPAETLAALDHMRDFLGTERILWGTDFPHMRQHMSLKDTVDIYRGLPALAHEHGYRFTEGEVEAVLGGNAARVLGLRVVQRSTG
- a CDS encoding PhnD/SsuA/transferrin family substrate-binding protein translates to MYDFEEVRGAHAVLWTRVARELERAGVEGVPAALDRSRDLHDLWTDPGLLLSQCCGADLVGRYAETLTLVATPLYQAPGCDGCSYSSVVLVAGNSPATELSDVRDAVCVVNSHESHSGANALRALVAPLNRRGRFFSQVVTSGSHPASVAAVARGDADVAAIDCVTYAHLERYRPSLLRGTRRLCYTARAPGIPFVTQAGTDPDRLRRLRDALAAAFEEPEVRAAGAAVFIGGVAVLPRSAYQRIVDLERFAAAQGYPVLR